A genomic segment from Candidatus Brocadia sinica JPN1 encodes:
- a CDS encoding response regulator transcription factor — MINAKPDILITDFHALSSMSLDTLFKHTIGILLLWTGCLPRLEDENLLGFISQGLIGVLSTESNPPELRKAIKSVASGELWFNRKKLKDILSCVKNVAGEIHQLTGKERDVVKMICKGHRNKEIMKRLNMTEQSVKKHLNNIYKKAGITDRLQLALYAIRHWSSSI, encoded by the coding sequence GTGATAAATGCAAAACCAGATATCCTCATTACTGATTTTCATGCCCTCTCAAGCATGTCTCTTGACACCCTCTTCAAACACACGATAGGTATTCTGCTCTTGTGGACGGGTTGTCTTCCCCGGCTGGAAGATGAAAATCTCCTGGGGTTTATCTCACAAGGGCTTATTGGTGTCTTATCTACCGAATCCAACCCCCCAGAGTTAAGGAAGGCAATAAAGAGTGTTGCCTCAGGTGAGCTCTGGTTCAACCGGAAGAAACTCAAAGACATTCTCTCCTGTGTGAAAAATGTCGCAGGGGAAATACACCAGCTTACCGGGAAAGAGAGAGACGTAGTTAAAATGATCTGTAAGGGTCACCGGAACAAGGAAATTATGAAACGCTTGAATATGACCGAACAATCCGTGAAAAAACACCTGAACAATATCTATAAAAAGGCAGGGATTACCGACAGGCTACAACTAGCCCTTTACGCTATCAGACATTGGTCCTCTTCCATATAA
- a CDS encoding SBBP repeat-containing protein → MKRNMLGFYLLMSCLFLILGNCSSVRHGNVVPTQGHDEGIRQNQKQIDSVTEVKVQKNYGKLPLYFIQNDGQMDEKVQFYEKGSGHATFFTKRDVSLSLVGGQQSSVRKGGSAGLHPKQDTGWHGQTGLSVSLANPQSSNQKPEVSTCNSPLIPPQLIKLIPLSANNNPEIIAEGLQEGKVNYFIGNDPKKWKSNIPTYKTVVYKGIYNNIDMKFYGNNRQMEYDIVVKPGASPSRVQFSYHGIEGLQVTEDGDLEISLKDDKIIQKRPYVYQEIDGKRVERDGKFRVLSSELGIPPQNPKSKSKVRNRKFIYGFQVASYDKRYPLVIDPVLEYSTYLGGSGNDHGIHMAIDGLGNAYVTGYTQSTDFPTASAYRGSNAGGYDAFVTKISASGDALIYSTYLGGSSYDYGRGIAVDGSGNAYVSGETNSSNFPTASAYQATNAGGFDAFVTKISASGDILIYSTYLGGSSQDIHYGGVAVDGLGNAYVTGYTQSTDFPTASAYQGSNVGGYDTFVTKISVSGVPWFIPRIWAEVLMM, encoded by the coding sequence ATGAAGAGAAATATGCTGGGATTTTATTTGTTGATGTCGTGTTTGTTTTTAATACTGGGAAATTGTTCCAGCGTGAGACATGGTAATGTAGTTCCGACACAAGGGCACGACGAAGGTATTCGTCAGAATCAGAAACAGATAGATAGTGTAACGGAAGTAAAGGTGCAGAAAAACTATGGCAAGTTGCCTTTGTATTTCATCCAGAATGACGGACAGATGGATGAAAAGGTACAGTTTTATGAGAAGGGCAGTGGGCATGCGACATTTTTTACGAAGCGAGATGTATCTCTGTCCTTAGTTGGCGGTCAGCAGTCATCGGTCAGGAAGGGTGGTAGTGCGGGGCTTCATCCCAAGCAAGATACAGGGTGGCACGGACAAACTGGTTTGTCCGTGTCTCTTGCAAATCCGCAATCCTCAAACCAGAAACCCGAGGTTTCAACTTGCAACTCTCCACTGATACCGCCTCAACTCATAAAACTTATTCCGTTAAGTGCCAACAACAATCCCGAAATAATTGCAGAGGGATTGCAGGAGGGCAAGGTCAATTATTTCATTGGCAACGACCCGAAGAAGTGGAAGTCTAATATCCCCACGTACAAGACAGTTGTCTACAAAGGCATTTATAACAATATCGACATGAAATTTTATGGGAATAACCGGCAGATGGAATATGATATCGTAGTCAAACCCGGTGCAAGTCCATCCCGTGTGCAATTTTCATATCATGGTATAGAGGGATTGCAAGTTACTGAAGACGGAGACCTTGAAATTAGTCTCAAAGATGACAAGATCATCCAGAAAAGACCGTATGTGTATCAGGAAATAGACGGGAAAAGAGTCGAAAGGGACGGAAAGTTTAGGGTTTTGAGTTCAGAGTTAGGAATTCCACCTCAAAATCCAAAGTCTAAATCCAAAGTCCGAAATCGTAAATTCATCTATGGTTTTCAGGTTGCTTCTTATGACAAACGATACCCCCTTGTCATAGATCCTGTCCTTGAATATTCCACGTATCTGGGTGGAAGTGGTAATGATCATGGTATTCACATGGCAATAGACGGCCTTGGCAATGCCTATGTGACAGGATATACTCAGTCTACGGACTTTCCTACGGCCTCCGCATACCGGGGAAGTAATGCAGGAGGCTATGATGCCTTTGTCACGAAGATTAGCGCATCTGGGGATGCCCTGATTTATTCCACGTATTTGGGCGGAAGTTCTTATGATTATGGTCGTGGCATAGCGGTAGACGGCTCTGGTAATGCCTATGTGTCTGGAGAAACTAATTCTTCGAACTTTCCCACGGCATCCGCTTACCAAGCAACTAATGCAGGAGGCTTTGATGCCTTTGTCACGAAAATTAGCGCTTCCGGGGATATCCTGATTTATTCCACATATCTGGGGGGAAGTTCTCAAGATATTCATTATGGAGGCGTAGCTGTGGACGGCCTTGGCAATGCCTATGTGACAGGATATACTCAGTCTACGGACTTTCCTACGGCCTCCGCATACCAGGGAAGTAATGTAGGGGGCTATGATACCTTTGTCACGAAGATTAGCGTATCCGGAGTACCCTGGTTTATTCCACGTATCTGGGCGGAGGTTTTGATGATGTAA
- a CDS encoding PKD domain-containing protein, which produces MNFPTASAYQGSNAGGDDAFVTKISVSGGALVYSTYLGGSGNDLGIGIAVDSLGNAYVTGYTQSTDFPTASAYQGSNAGTFDAFVTKISASGDNLIYSTYLGGGGNDYGFGMVVDGSGNAYVMGRTDSTDFPTTVSAYQDTNAGSLDAFVTKIRLNATPTANAGTDQTVDELTMVTLDGSGSNDPDGDPLTYTWVQLAGTPVSLNLSNPVHPTFTAPNVPRGGETLTFQLTVSDGCLTSDDSVNITIKDVNHPPVVDAGLDQAVQEGSPVTLDGSNSYDPDSDSLTYSWVQTAGTGVTLSDPVGTQTSFTAPLVGQAGETLTFELTVSDGLSDGTDTVNVIVENVNHCPTADAGDDQTRDEGSQVTLNGIESSDPDSDTLTYTWTQVSGIPVTLSDAHSPNPTFVAPPVSQRRRTGIPARCE; this is translated from the coding sequence ATGAACTTTCCAACGGCCTCCGCATACCAGGGAAGTAATGCAGGAGGTGATGATGCCTTTGTCACGAAGATTAGCGTATCTGGGGGTGCCCTCGTTTATTCCACGTATTTGGGTGGAAGTGGTAACGATCTAGGTATTGGCATAGCAGTGGATAGCCTTGGTAATGCCTATGTGACAGGATATACTCAGTCTACGGACTTTCCCACGGCCTCCGCTTACCAAGGAAGTAATGCAGGAACCTTTGATGCCTTTGTCACGAAGATTAGTGCTTCCGGGGATAACCTGATTTATTCCACATATCTAGGCGGAGGTGGTAATGATTATGGTTTTGGAATGGTGGTAGACGGCTCTGGTAATGCCTATGTGATGGGACGAACTGATTCCACGGACTTTCCTACTACGGTCTCAGCATACCAGGATACTAATGCAGGAAGCCTTGATGCCTTTGTCACGAAGATACGCCTGAATGCCACACCTACCGCCAATGCCGGTACAGATCAGACAGTGGATGAACTGACTATGGTTACATTGGACGGATCGGGTAGTAATGACCCGGACGGCGATCCCTTGACGTATACCTGGGTACAGCTAGCAGGCACACCGGTTAGCCTGAATCTCAGTAACCCCGTTCATCCCACCTTTACAGCGCCCAATGTGCCCCGTGGAGGTGAAACCCTTACCTTCCAGCTCACCGTCAGCGATGGATGCTTAACCAGCGACGATTCGGTGAATATTACTATTAAGGATGTAAACCATCCTCCCGTCGTCGATGCCGGACTTGACCAGGCTGTGCAGGAAGGAAGCCCAGTGACGCTGGATGGCTCAAACAGCTACGATCCTGACAGCGACAGTCTCACTTACAGTTGGGTACAAACCGCAGGCACAGGGGTGACTCTGTCCGATCCAGTCGGTACACAAACATCATTTACCGCACCTCTTGTTGGCCAGGCAGGGGAGACCCTTACCTTTGAATTAACGGTGAGCGATGGGCTTTCTGACGGAACCGACACGGTGAATGTGATTGTTGAAAACGTCAATCATTGTCCAACTGCGGACGCTGGGGATGATCAAACGAGAGACGAAGGCAGTCAGGTAACGCTAAATGGCATAGAAAGCAGCGACCCGGATAGTGATACGCTCACCTACACCTGGACGCAAGTGAGTGGCATACCTGTTACCCTGTCTGATGCCCATAGCCCCAATCCGACCTTTGTAGCCCCGCCAGTAAGCCAGAGGAGAAGAACTGGTATTCCGGCTCGTTGTGAATGA
- a CDS encoding DUF433 domain-containing protein: protein MVYIIIELLESGLTPDDIIRDYYPQITKDDIKQCLHYVASLIKDQEYIPFKEAAQH, encoded by the coding sequence ATGGTATATATCATTATCGAACTTCTTGAATCTGGTTTAACACCCGATGACATTATAAGGGATTATTATCCACAGATAACAAAAGACGATATAAAACAATGTTTGCATTATGTCGCTTCACTTATTAAGGATCAAGAATATATCCCATTTAAAGAGGCAGCACAACATTGA
- a CDS encoding SPASM domain-containing protein has protein sequence MIYTIILMKYRGGKTRPSVTIQITMHDKRQCLDTIRFAGEVGADRVYLVRLNNPLGNSDFKRPSLEEELEIYKEAEEIAKKYGLQVDNNYTAFDNGLLRLLYKRLRPIMYRFDKYCPKPYDYLYINIDGKATPCCDLPRYEVGNILKQSIDEIWHGENMHYFREHQNDVCGNCDALRLKHINIG, from the coding sequence ATGATATATACCATAATCCTCATGAAATATCGGGGCGGTAAAACAAGGCCGTCCGTTACCATTCAAATAACCATGCATGACAAACGGCAGTGTCTGGATACCATTAGATTTGCCGGAGAAGTGGGAGCAGATCGCGTATATTTAGTGCGATTAAACAACCCTTTAGGTAATAGTGATTTTAAGAGACCCAGCTTGGAAGAAGAATTGGAGATTTATAAAGAGGCTGAAGAAATAGCAAAAAAATATGGATTACAGGTCGACAACAACTACACGGCCTTTGACAATGGTTTACTTCGGTTATTATACAAAAGACTACGTCCCATTATGTATCGTTTTGATAAATACTGCCCAAAACCCTATGACTATTTGTATATTAACATCGATGGCAAGGCAACCCCATGCTGCGATCTTCCCCGCTATGAGGTGGGTAACATATTAAAGCAAAGTATTGATGAAATCTGGCACGGTGAGAATATGCACTATTTCCGCGAACATCAGAATGATGTTTGTGGTAATTGCGATGCATTAAGGTTGAAACATATCAATATTGGTTAA
- a CDS encoding potassium/proton antiporter: protein MLNFHSTVKYSCFCSLNYYLTDNLQNKDKIPVIWLEDYSPTLYFRLDYRSQGAGKFQIVILYFGEAFVFFLIALLLIAATYATKLTSKLGIPVLLLFLGSGMIIGSDALNLIYFDDAILAQKITNIALIFIIFEGGFRTRREALRFVFGPALTLATFGIVLTAATLGLLIYYVTSFSLLYSFLIGCIISSTDAAAVFTIFRQQSVKKHVSTTLEVESATNDPMAILLTVVTIQIITGQTKNVPFFLINLAWQLGGGIGIGWIIGKIGSQLFDKLEVENRGYYHVMSIAVSLLAFGFADSIHSNGIIAVFFAGYWLGNSDFVYRRGVGSFIEGISTFSNMALFLLLGVLVFPKSLIPVWKEGLLITLLMIFAARPIVIFVCTWPFKFRFKEKLFIIWGGIKGAVPIVLATYPAAYGIDKNHHIFNIVFFAVFLSCLLQGTTMRWVATKLRLSMPARPKAMHSIELITMRKSDFDVFEIQIPDTSRIDGKKIRELTLPPAALIISIIRENRIIPAKGDTVLKKQDIVFVLATSKEINRINTELST from the coding sequence GTGCTAAATTTTCATTCCACCGTAAAATATTCCTGCTTTTGTTCTTTAAATTATTATCTTACTGACAATTTACAGAATAAAGATAAAATACCTGTTATATGGCTGGAAGATTATAGTCCGACATTGTATTTCCGACTTGATTACCGTTCACAGGGAGCGGGTAAATTCCAGATTGTGATATTATATTTTGGAGAGGCGTTTGTGTTTTTTCTCATCGCTTTATTACTAATCGCCGCAACATACGCTACCAAGCTCACGTCAAAATTGGGTATTCCAGTCCTACTACTTTTCTTAGGAAGTGGGATGATTATTGGGAGTGACGCACTCAATCTCATTTATTTTGATGATGCCATCCTGGCCCAAAAAATTACCAATATTGCCTTGATATTTATTATATTTGAGGGAGGATTTCGTACCCGAAGGGAGGCTCTTCGATTTGTTTTTGGTCCGGCATTAACCCTGGCGACATTCGGCATAGTGCTCACTGCCGCGACTCTTGGATTATTAATTTATTATGTTACCTCGTTCAGCTTGCTCTACTCCTTCCTGATCGGTTGCATCATTTCCTCAACCGATGCCGCTGCAGTTTTCACGATATTCAGACAACAATCAGTCAAAAAACACGTCTCCACTACTCTGGAGGTCGAATCAGCTACCAATGATCCCATGGCAATCCTTTTGACCGTAGTCACGATTCAAATAATTACCGGCCAAACCAAAAATGTGCCCTTCTTCCTAATAAACCTCGCATGGCAGCTTGGGGGAGGAATCGGGATTGGATGGATTATTGGGAAGATCGGCAGTCAATTATTCGATAAATTAGAGGTTGAGAACAGAGGTTACTACCATGTGATGAGTATCGCCGTGAGTCTGCTTGCGTTCGGCTTTGCAGATAGTATTCACTCAAACGGAATTATCGCCGTATTTTTCGCAGGATATTGGCTTGGCAACTCAGATTTTGTCTATCGGCGTGGCGTTGGCTCTTTTATTGAAGGTATTTCTACCTTTAGTAATATGGCGCTGTTTTTGTTATTAGGAGTATTGGTGTTCCCCAAAAGCCTTATACCTGTTTGGAAAGAAGGATTACTGATTACGCTGCTCATGATCTTTGCCGCTCGTCCAATAGTAATATTCGTCTGTACATGGCCTTTCAAATTCAGATTCAAGGAAAAACTATTCATTATATGGGGAGGAATAAAGGGGGCTGTGCCCATCGTGCTGGCCACATATCCGGCCGCCTACGGCATTGATAAGAATCACCATATCTTTAACATCGTCTTTTTTGCAGTATTTTTATCCTGCTTATTACAAGGGACTACCATGAGGTGGGTGGCGACGAAATTGAGATTATCCATGCCCGCTCGTCCAAAAGCGATGCATTCGATTGAGTTAATTACGATGCGAAAAAGTGATTTCGATGTCTTTGAAATCCAAATCCCGGATACGTCACGTATCGATGGAAAGAAAATACGCGAATTAACCTTGCCACCCGCTGCCTTGATCATCTCAATAATACGAGAAAATCGTATTATTCCTGCCAAAGGCGATACTGTCCTAAAAAAGCAGGACATCGTATTTGTACTGGCAACATCCAAAGAAATCAATCGTATTAATACAGAGCTAAGCACGTGA
- the ruvC gene encoding crossover junction endodeoxyribonuclease RuvC, translating to MKILGIDPGTQVAGYGVIEIAGSKIVAIEYGSIKVNKNQTFPQRLQTIHGKIMDIISKHQPDEMAVEEVFYSKNIKSAIKIGEGRGIVFLCAASANIPIAEYAATVIKKAVVGNGNAQKEQVQEMVKIILNLPEIPEPRDASDALAIAICHSHNLRC from the coding sequence ATGAAAATCCTTGGAATTGATCCGGGCACACAAGTCGCTGGTTATGGTGTGATAGAAATAGCAGGATCAAAGATAGTCGCCATCGAATATGGTTCTATAAAAGTCAACAAAAACCAAACCTTTCCACAACGACTGCAGACAATCCATGGCAAAATTATGGATATTATATCGAAACATCAACCTGATGAGATGGCTGTCGAAGAGGTTTTCTACAGTAAAAATATCAAGTCGGCAATAAAAATTGGTGAAGGAAGGGGCATTGTATTCTTGTGTGCGGCATCGGCAAACATTCCTATCGCCGAATACGCTGCCACGGTTATCAAGAAGGCGGTTGTAGGGAATGGAAATGCACAAAAGGAACAGGTACAGGAAATGGTAAAAATTATTCTTAACTTGCCTGAAATTCCGGAGCCAAGAGATGCCTCAGATGCCCTTGCCATTGCAATTTGTCATAGCCACAATCTCAGGTGCTAA
- a CDS encoding dihydroorotate dehydrogenase, whose product MPNINLSVNLCNIKLANPTVLASGILGTTKALLKRVAENGAGAVTIKSISFEPREGHKNPTVITFEAGMLNAVGYSNPGVNVAATEFSNLQDINAPVIASVIGTRKEDFARVVEGLSGSKFSAIEIPLSCPHTPGFGLLAGQGTPEATYAITSEVRKVTKLPIIVKLSPNIPELCTIAKAAEDAGANAITAVNSMGPGMIINIEAQKPVLSFMVGGVTGDALRPIAVRCVYDLYKAIKIPIIGVGGISTGRHAIEMMMAGASAVGIGTGVYYRGIDVFKKVCEEIIQWMQENGFDNINNIVGIAHD is encoded by the coding sequence ATGCCGAATATAAACCTGTCTGTCAATTTATGCAATATTAAATTAGCCAATCCTACTGTCTTGGCATCAGGTATATTGGGCACTACGAAGGCATTGCTGAAAAGAGTGGCAGAGAATGGCGCAGGCGCCGTAACGATTAAATCTATCAGCTTTGAACCCCGGGAAGGGCATAAAAACCCTACCGTTATCACCTTTGAGGCAGGCATGCTGAATGCGGTGGGCTATTCGAATCCTGGTGTTAATGTGGCTGCCACGGAATTTTCTAACCTTCAGGATATAAACGCACCGGTGATTGCAAGTGTCATCGGCACACGGAAAGAGGATTTTGCACGAGTTGTCGAAGGTCTTTCCGGATCAAAATTTTCAGCCATCGAAATACCCCTCTCCTGCCCGCATACTCCAGGGTTTGGGCTTCTCGCGGGGCAGGGAACCCCTGAGGCTACGTATGCGATAACTTCCGAAGTGAGAAAAGTGACCAAGTTACCCATAATCGTTAAACTATCTCCCAATATTCCGGAGCTCTGTACGATTGCAAAGGCAGCCGAAGATGCCGGTGCAAATGCCATCACGGCAGTAAACTCTATGGGGCCAGGCATGATCATCAATATAGAGGCACAAAAACCTGTTTTGAGTTTTATGGTGGGTGGCGTTACGGGCGATGCCTTACGGCCGATTGCCGTGCGATGCGTGTATGATTTGTACAAGGCTATAAAAATTCCCATTATCGGAGTAGGGGGTATCTCTACCGGAAGGCATGCCATTGAGATGATGATGGCAGGGGCGTCTGCAGTAGGAATCGGAACTGGGGTTTATTATCGTGGTATCGATGTTTTTAAAAAGGTATGCGAAGAAATAATTCAATGGATGCAAGAAAATGGTTTTGACAACATCAATAATATTGTAGGTATTGCCCATGATTGA
- a CDS encoding dihydroorotate dehydrogenase electron transfer subunit, with protein sequence MIEQPGMVKICDIVEESPSVKTFFFKCNLHFDPGQFIMVWIPLLDEKPFTISYIQNGLAGISVLRCGAFTMSLHKRKVGDIIGIRGPYGKGFHLQTNLNSCVVGGGIGMASLTTLVDRLSGATIIQGARTSSEIIYQKRFPQMKLCTEDGTAGFKGTTVDLLSELVKKQHFHKVYSCGPEKMMYKVVELCKNHGIDCEVSLDRYMKCGFGVCGQCDCSGQRVCIDGPVFTSTELSKMEDFGKITILKTGERVTVRNR encoded by the coding sequence ATGATTGAACAGCCAGGGATGGTAAAAATTTGCGATATTGTAGAGGAATCCCCAAGCGTAAAGACCTTTTTTTTCAAATGCAATCTGCATTTTGATCCAGGGCAATTTATTATGGTCTGGATACCACTTCTTGATGAAAAGCCATTCACCATATCGTATATTCAAAATGGCCTTGCAGGTATCTCTGTTTTAAGATGTGGGGCATTTACCATGTCGCTTCATAAGAGAAAAGTGGGGGATATCATTGGGATACGCGGTCCCTATGGCAAAGGATTTCATTTGCAAACAAACTTGAACTCGTGCGTAGTAGGGGGCGGCATTGGAATGGCATCACTGACAACTCTTGTGGATAGATTAAGTGGCGCAACTATTATACAGGGGGCAAGGACTTCATCAGAAATAATCTATCAAAAACGTTTTCCTCAAATGAAGTTGTGTACCGAAGATGGCACTGCCGGTTTTAAGGGAACAACCGTCGATTTACTATCAGAATTAGTCAAAAAACAACACTTCCATAAGGTCTATTCCTGCGGGCCTGAGAAGATGATGTATAAGGTGGTTGAATTATGTAAAAACCACGGTATCGACTGCGAAGTATCTTTAGATAGGTACATGAAATGCGGTTTTGGCGTATGCGGTCAATGTGACTGCAGTGGTCAGCGGGTATGTATTGACGGCCCTGTTTTTACTTCAACAGAGTTAAGCAAGATGGAAGACTTTGGCAAGATAACCATATTGAAAACGGGGGAAAGGGTTACTGTGCGTAATCGGTAG
- a CDS encoding class I SAM-dependent methyltransferase, whose protein sequence is MRLKNLIMEEIKKKGKISFAEFMHMVLYHSQYGYYNSDKERIGKFGDYYTSPTVHAMFGELIAKQLEEMWKIMGKGEFTIVEMGANRGWLCHDIIQCIKKEYPGFYDNFHYIIVESNPYAREKQKWLLGSVDCRSSFILASQARDKGASNQETYRTLPDKEVVKNPLSDRLDEKVSWHTYGENGFSFGKIQGCFLSNEFVDALPVHRLKVKNKILKEVYVGYNATNFYEIDDEVSEPALRDYLKTNRIYLKEGQEYEINLGAVEWLRHVSEKLYKGFVITIDYGDTTDGLCCGNNAGGTVRCYYKHNVNRDYYERMGEQDITVHVDFTNLMNAGRLVGLEVTGFTKQSHYLVALGILEKLNNTSNDLETRLKMKSLLHPEGMGEIFKVLIQHKNIENPHLTSLRPLQSITITMGNR, encoded by the coding sequence ATGCGGCTTAAAAATTTAATTATGGAGGAAATAAAGAAAAAAGGAAAAATCTCCTTTGCAGAGTTTATGCACATGGTATTGTATCATTCGCAGTACGGTTATTATAACTCAGACAAGGAACGAATAGGGAAATTTGGAGATTACTACACAAGTCCAACTGTTCACGCGATGTTTGGAGAACTCATTGCAAAACAACTGGAAGAGATGTGGAAGATCATGGGGAAAGGGGAGTTCACCATTGTTGAGATGGGCGCCAACAGGGGATGGTTGTGTCACGATATTATTCAATGTATTAAGAAAGAATATCCGGGATTTTATGATAATTTTCATTACATCATTGTAGAATCAAATCCTTACGCAAGGGAAAAACAAAAGTGGCTTTTGGGCTCTGTTGATTGCAGATCATCCTTTATTCTGGCTTCCCAAGCAAGGGACAAAGGAGCTTCAAACCAAGAGACTTACCGGACTCTCCCGGATAAAGAAGTAGTAAAAAATCCTTTGTCTGACAGATTGGATGAAAAGGTTTCGTGGCATACATACGGCGAAAATGGATTTTCTTTCGGCAAGATTCAGGGATGTTTTTTATCCAACGAATTTGTTGATGCCTTGCCTGTCCACCGCCTAAAGGTAAAAAATAAGATTTTAAAAGAGGTATATGTGGGTTATAATGCAACAAATTTTTATGAAATAGATGACGAGGTATCCGAACCAGCGTTAAGAGATTATCTGAAAACCAACAGAATATATCTAAAAGAAGGCCAGGAATATGAGATAAATTTAGGCGCTGTAGAGTGGCTAAGGCATGTTTCAGAAAAATTATATAAAGGATTTGTCATAACGATTGATTATGGCGATACAACAGATGGACTATGTTGTGGAAACAATGCCGGAGGCACCGTAAGGTGTTATTATAAACATAATGTCAACCGGGATTACTATGAACGAATGGGGGAACAAGACATTACTGTCCATGTGGATTTTACGAACTTGATGAATGCTGGGCGGCTAGTGGGATTAGAGGTTACAGGTTTTACAAAACAATCCCATTATTTAGTTGCCCTGGGCATTCTGGAAAAATTGAATAATACAAGTAACGATCTTGAGACGAGATTAAAAATGAAAAGTCTTCTCCATCCTGAGGGGATGGGTGAAATCTTCAAGGTATTAATCCAGCATAAAAATATTGAAAATCCTCACTTGACCAGTTTAAGACCGTTACAGTCAATAACAATAACAATGGGTAACAGGTAA
- a CDS encoding ferritin family protein, with the protein MKIGRTAEPATIMEVLMEAIKREQESYDYYYRAALQAAKPATRKMLLNLADWEKGHIDELTNHVMELKAQMEIDRAITGGL; encoded by the coding sequence ATGAAAATAGGTCGCACAGCGGAACCTGCCACCATAATGGAAGTGCTTATGGAGGCGATTAAGCGGGAACAGGAGTCATATGACTATTACTACCGTGCGGCGTTGCAGGCGGCAAAGCCTGCGACACGCAAAATGCTGTTAAACCTGGCGGATTGGGAAAAAGGACACATAGACGAGCTGACCAACCATGTAATGGAGCTAAAGGCCCAGATGGAGATCGACCGGGCAATTACTGGTGGCCTGTAA
- a CDS encoding thiamine pyrophosphate-dependent dehydrogenase E1 component subunit alpha: MDIKREDLLQLYYYLQLTRRLEDRVTSLYHQGRILGGAWTSNGTEAVSVGYGYALEKNDIAAPYFRDMGVFLIRGISAKRIMAQYMGKKTGVTGGKEGNVHVGDLNFGVLGFPSHLADNYPVGAGAALAFKIRGEKRVVAACTGDGGTSRGDFHEGMNFASARKLPIVFICNNNQYAYSTPLKLQMAIKDIAERALAYAIPGKIVDGNNVVEVYKAAKEAYEIARNGGGPTFIECKTMRMHGHSEHDSARYVPRELLEEWKKKDPILHMEKYLMENGIAKKEEMDSIESSVKKEIEEAESFAEESPYPSPEDGLNGVYATPLGEE, encoded by the coding sequence ATGGATATTAAGCGAGAGGATTTACTGCAGTTATACTATTATTTACAATTGACACGAAGACTGGAAGACCGTGTTACATCGCTCTATCATCAGGGAAGGATCTTGGGGGGGGCATGGACGAGTAACGGTACGGAGGCCGTCTCCGTAGGGTATGGTTATGCCCTTGAAAAGAACGATATCGCAGCCCCGTATTTTCGGGATATGGGAGTCTTCCTAATTCGGGGGATTTCGGCAAAACGCATTATGGCCCAGTACATGGGTAAAAAGACGGGTGTTACTGGTGGCAAAGAGGGCAATGTTCACGTTGGGGATTTAAACTTCGGTGTTTTAGGTTTTCCCAGCCATCTGGCAGATAATTATCCCGTGGGAGCGGGTGCTGCCCTTGCCTTTAAAATACGAGGTGAAAAGAGGGTCGTAGCGGCATGTACCGGAGATGGAGGTACGAGTCGTGGTGATTTCCATGAGGGAATGAATTTTGCCTCTGCAAGAAAATTGCCTATCGTTTTTATCTGCAATAACAACCAGTATGCCTATTCTACTCCATTAAAACTACAGATGGCAATTAAGGACATCGCTGAACGTGCCCTGGCTTACGCCATACCAGGTAAGATTGTAGATGGGAATAATGTCGTGGAGGTTTACAAGGCCGCGAAGGAGGCCTATGAGATTGCTAGGAATGGCGGAGGTCCTACCTTTATAGAATGCAAGACTATGAGGATGCATGGTCATTCAGAGCATGACAGCGCCAGATACGTCCCGAGAGAACTTCTGGAGGAATGGAAGAAAAAGGATCCTATCTTACATATGGAAAAATATTTGATGGAAAACGGTATTGCCAAAAAAGAAGAAATGGACAGCATTGAGTCAAGCGTAAAGAAAGAGATAGAAGAGGCCGAGTCATTTGCAGAAGAAAGTCCGTATCCCAGTCCGGAAGATGGTTTAAATGGTGTTTACGCAACACCATTAGGAGAGGAGTAG